A part of Sulfurimonas sp. HSL-1716 genomic DNA contains:
- a CDS encoding thiamine pyrophosphate-dependent enzyme: protein MSHLFDRENVDVAWCPGCGNFGILKLIKEVLEELQADKTNTVIVSGIGQAAKAPYYVDANMFGVLHGRAVPVATAIKVANPHLNVVAEGGDGDMYGEGGNHFIHAVRRNVDIVHIVHNNMVYGLTKGQASPTSQKGFETKVQVNGVVNEPFNPLAVALSLRAGFVSRVSIGNAVHAKEVLKAAFKHHGYALVDIFQPCVTFNKTNTYHWFKDNTYALDENYDSSDFNAALGKAFETMPMPLGVIYQNKNGGATLEESIRKEDTPLYTAMHDTVKIQELFERY from the coding sequence ATGAGCCATCTTTTTGACAGAGAAAATGTCGATGTTGCATGGTGTCCGGGATGCGGGAACTTCGGTATCTTAAAACTTATAAAAGAGGTACTCGAAGAGCTGCAGGCGGATAAAACAAATACCGTCATAGTCTCAGGCATCGGACAAGCGGCAAAAGCACCTTATTATGTCGATGCCAACATGTTTGGAGTCCTGCATGGCAGGGCGGTACCCGTGGCTACGGCCATAAAAGTCGCAAATCCGCATCTAAACGTCGTCGCCGAAGGCGGTGACGGAGATATGTACGGCGAGGGCGGAAACCACTTCATCCACGCGGTGAGACGAAACGTCGATATCGTCCACATAGTACATAACAACATGGTCTACGGGCTGACAAAAGGGCAGGCTTCGCCTACAAGCCAAAAAGGTTTTGAAACGAAAGTACAGGTGAACGGTGTGGTAAACGAACCTTTTAACCCTCTTGCCGTGGCGCTTTCTCTAAGAGCGGGATTTGTCTCGCGCGTGAGTATCGGCAATGCCGTTCATGCAAAAGAGGTGCTCAAAGCCGCATTCAAGCATCACGGCTACGCACTTGTCGATATCTTTCAGCCATGCGTCACTTTCAACAAAACAAACACCTACCACTGGTTCAAAGACAACACCTATGCGCTTGACGAGAACTACGACAGCAGTGATTTCAATGCGGCGCTCGGCAAAGCTTTTGAGACGATGCCGATGCCTCTGGGTGTGATATACCAAAACAAAAACGGCGGTGCGACCCTTGAAGAGTCGATAAGAAAAGAGGATACGCCGCTTTATACCGCGATGCACGACACGGTTAAGATACAGGAGCTTTTTGAGAGGTATTGA
- a CDS encoding 2-oxoacid:acceptor oxidoreductase subunit alpha, whose amino-acid sequence MTLDELKSYDGKNSSKAYVAYKNVVYDVSKSPFWQEGEHEASHSAGMDLTSELSGAPHGDEVFKNFPVVGEVDEEEPLLKTQTPPLEDMKNRLRLLYKKFHPHPMIVHFPIALHLFAAGLDIVFLDTPREDYAVGVFYSFFVATVMGFFAMIPGLLSWWINYNLSTHRAFMVKIVVSVVTLILGIVGIGIYLENTNVVYDYSLLGIIYHAIILFTGLNVIVLGYYGGKISWGNIGEENMQTVSLDMNEPKFFMGGASPLDRKYEAPLSMSTPTSSAKISEQKERGVSSSEQADISILIGGAAGLGIDTLEKILSDAFKRSGYYVFSTKEFMSRVRGGSNTTLIRIASFPVQAPCWEVDIAVALDELALEHMKGRYKKDTVVFADESLNEKGSNIVAVAMKERAKKFGDVRYANTYMAGLLFGVLHVDEPALLQTVEKHFKDEGANIEAAQAGYETGRDIRSLLLPPLPKADIQAVEKLHLMDGTTACGFGFLSGGCNMMTAYPMSPSTGVLNFMASMSKHFDIAVEQSEDEIASLTMVLGGWYGGARALTSTSGGGFALMGEALSLSGMTETPAVIYLAQRPGPATGLPTRSEQGDLNMAIYSGHGPFARAVLAPGSLQECIECGYLAFELADKYQIPVVVLSDQYLADSMSMIGDIDFSSYEQRRYIIKSTKEYERYADTESGISPRSVPGFGEGLVCAVGDEHDERGQITEDYKMREQMIEKRARKSEALTSEALSPVCIGEGDIAVIGWGSSKGAIAEALQRLDDPRLVQVHFTWVHPLSREQLSVLDSYKYKIVVENNADGAFADQLKLYGVKVDEKILQSNGFSFFADQLKSMIEKSVKELS is encoded by the coding sequence ATGACGCTAGATGAGCTGAAATCGTATGACGGTAAAAATAGTTCTAAGGCTTACGTCGCTTACAAAAATGTTGTATACGACGTATCAAAGAGCCCCTTTTGGCAAGAGGGCGAACATGAAGCCTCCCATAGTGCCGGGATGGATCTGACATCCGAACTTTCCGGCGCGCCGCACGGAGACGAAGTCTTTAAAAACTTTCCGGTAGTCGGAGAAGTGGATGAAGAAGAGCCTCTCTTAAAGACGCAGACTCCTCCTCTTGAAGATATGAAAAACCGTCTTAGACTTCTCTATAAAAAATTCCATCCGCATCCCATGATCGTTCATTTCCCAATAGCCCTGCATCTTTTTGCCGCGGGACTAGATATAGTCTTTTTGGATACTCCGCGCGAAGATTATGCGGTAGGCGTGTTTTATTCATTTTTTGTCGCTACCGTGATGGGATTTTTTGCCATGATACCGGGACTGCTCAGCTGGTGGATAAACTACAACCTTTCGACCCACAGAGCTTTTATGGTAAAGATCGTCGTTTCGGTAGTGACGCTGATCTTGGGCATAGTCGGCATAGGTATCTATCTTGAAAATACAAACGTCGTCTATGACTATTCGCTTCTTGGGATAATTTACCACGCGATCATCTTGTTTACAGGCCTAAACGTCATTGTACTGGGGTATTACGGCGGAAAGATCAGCTGGGGCAACATAGGAGAAGAGAATATGCAGACAGTTTCTTTGGATATGAACGAACCGAAGTTTTTTATGGGAGGTGCTTCTCCTTTAGACAGGAAGTATGAAGCTCCCCTTTCTATGTCTACTCCGACCTCTTCGGCAAAGATATCGGAGCAAAAAGAGAGAGGTGTGAGCAGCAGTGAGCAAGCCGATATCTCTATCTTGATAGGGGGTGCCGCGGGTCTTGGCATAGATACGCTGGAAAAGATACTCAGTGACGCTTTTAAGAGAAGCGGATATTATGTATTTTCGACAAAAGAGTTTATGTCCCGCGTACGCGGGGGAAGCAATACGACGCTTATCCGTATCGCTTCTTTTCCGGTGCAGGCTCCATGCTGGGAAGTCGATATCGCCGTGGCGCTTGACGAGCTTGCGCTGGAGCACATGAAAGGCAGATACAAAAAAGACACCGTTGTCTTTGCGGATGAAAGCCTCAATGAAAAGGGTTCAAATATCGTCGCCGTTGCGATGAAAGAGAGAGCCAAGAAGTTCGGCGACGTACGCTATGCGAACACCTATATGGCAGGTTTGCTTTTCGGAGTGCTCCATGTCGATGAGCCCGCTCTTCTTCAGACGGTCGAAAAACACTTTAAAGACGAGGGTGCAAACATAGAAGCGGCCCAAGCGGGATATGAAACGGGGCGCGATATCAGATCTCTGCTGCTTCCCCCACTTCCAAAAGCAGACATCCAAGCCGTAGAAAAACTGCACCTTATGGACGGTACGACCGCATGCGGATTCGGCTTTCTTTCTGGCGGATGCAACATGATGACTGCATATCCGATGTCTCCTTCGACGGGAGTACTCAACTTTATGGCATCGATGTCAAAACACTTTGATATTGCAGTGGAACAAAGCGAAGACGAGATAGCCTCTTTGACCATGGTGCTTGGCGGCTGGTACGGCGGTGCGCGCGCTTTGACATCCACTTCAGGCGGAGGATTCGCTCTGATGGGCGAAGCGCTGAGTCTCAGCGGCATGACCGAGACCCCTGCGGTCATCTACCTCGCTCAGCGTCCCGGTCCTGCGACGGGACTACCCACACGAAGCGAGCAGGGAGACTTGAACATGGCGATCTATTCGGGGCACGGACCCTTTGCGCGCGCGGTGCTCGCTCCGGGATCGCTGCAGGAGTGCATCGAATGCGGATATCTTGCCTTTGAGCTGGCGGACAAGTACCAGATACCCGTCGTCGTGTTGAGCGACCAGTATTTGGCGGACTCTATGAGTATGATAGGCGATATCGATTTTTCCTCCTACGAACAGCGCAGATATATCATAAAAAGTACTAAAGAATATGAACGTTATGCGGATACGGAAAGCGGTATAAGTCCGCGGAGTGTACCGGGCTTTGGCGAAGGTCTCGTGTGTGCGGTCGGCGATGAACATGACGAACGCGGACAGATAACCGAGGATTATAAAATGCGGGAGCAGATGATAGAAAAACGTGCGCGAAAAAGCGAAGCGCTCACAAGCGAAGCCCTCTCTCCCGTATGCATCGGCGAAGGGGACATAGCCGTTATCGGCTGGGGATCGAGTAAAGGCGCCATAGCCGAAGCCCTGCAAAGACTTGACGATCCGCGTCTTGTCCAAGTCCACTTTACATGGGTGCATCCTCTAAGCAGAGAACAGCTGAGCGTTTTAGACAGCTACAAATATAAGATAGTCGTGGAAAACAATGCGGACGGTGCGTTTGCAGACCAGCTCAAACTTTATGGTGTCAAAGTGGATGAGAAGATATTGCAGTCCAACGGTTTTAGTTTCTTCGCCGATCAGCTGAAAAGTATGATAGAAAAATCTGTAAAGGAGCTGTCATGA
- a CDS encoding superoxide dismutase translates to MKFELMSLPYSQAALEPYISSETISYHYGKHHAGYVNKLNGLIEGSDYAGKPLEYIVRYSNGAIFNNAAQVFNHNFYWHGLSKEPSTCSVSLSDMIQNTFGSQEEFKKMFLGKAAALFGSGWVWLVLTKDGRLAISEFSNADNPIRHNETPLLTCDVWEHAYYIDYRNGRADYLENWWKLINWTFVSDNLADAQDDPISGYAQPCNDNNEVCDYVDVMQENERTQS, encoded by the coding sequence ATGAAGTTTGAATTAATGTCACTGCCCTATAGCCAAGCAGCATTAGAACCATATATTTCCTCTGAAACGATAAGCTATCATTACGGTAAACATCATGCAGGTTATGTCAATAAGCTCAATGGGCTTATCGAAGGAAGTGATTATGCGGGTAAGCCTTTGGAGTATATAGTAAGATATTCAAACGGCGCGATCTTCAACAATGCCGCACAGGTGTTTAACCACAATTTTTACTGGCATGGCCTCTCTAAAGAGCCTAGTACATGTTCTGTATCGCTTTCTGACATGATACAAAACACTTTCGGCTCGCAAGAAGAGTTTAAAAAGATGTTTTTGGGCAAAGCCGCCGCACTGTTTGGTTCGGGATGGGTTTGGCTTGTTTTGACAAAAGACGGCAGACTGGCCATCTCCGAGTTCTCCAATGCGGACAATCCGATACGCCATAACGAGACACCTCTGCTTACCTGCGATGTCTGGGAACATGCATACTATATCGATTATCGCAACGGCAGAGCGGATTATCTTGAGAACTGGTGGAAGCTGATAAACTGGACGTTCGTATCGGATAATCTCGCAGATGCTCAAGACGATCCGATCTCAGGGTATGCTCAGCCGTGCAACGATAACAACGAAGTGTGTGATTATGTCGATGTCATGCAGGAAAACGAGCGTACACAGTCATAA
- the nifK gene encoding nitrogenase molybdenum-iron protein subunit beta translates to MQEIEKIVNGQKLFQRPEYKEVLNNKKEFEGGMGAIDPEKVKEVAEWTKSWDYREKNLAREAITVNPAKACQPLGAVMVALGFENTMPYVHGSHGCVAYFRSYFTKHFKEPTPCVSDSMTEDAAVFGGLANMKDGLKNCAALYKPEMIAVSTTCMAEVIGDDLNAFATAAKDEDGGEFLPAGFPIPYAHTPSFTGSHITGYDNMMHGILDQLSEKSEEKKERINIIPGFETYIGSIRSVKSIAEAFGASYLMLGDHSDQWDMPAGEYSMFAGGTPIADAKDAVNSTATISLQKYATVKTMKMVHKRWKHQGGFSNPIGLKGTDEFVMKLAELTGKEVPEKLKIERGRLVDAMQDSYPYMHGKKFAIWGDPDFLIGMISFLLEMGAEPTHVLCHNAPRGWEEEMRALLDTSPAHASCHVWAGKDLWHMRSLLFTEPVDFMIGNSYGKELMRDTGTPLIYIGFPIFDRHHLHRYSIAGYDGALNLLTWITNKVLDQLDEETKNIASTDYFFDLVR, encoded by the coding sequence ATGCAAGAGATAGAAAAAATTGTAAATGGTCAAAAACTATTTCAACGTCCTGAATATAAAGAGGTTTTAAACAACAAAAAAGAGTTCGAAGGCGGCATGGGCGCTATCGATCCCGAGAAAGTCAAAGAGGTAGCCGAGTGGACGAAATCATGGGATTACCGTGAGAAAAACCTCGCCCGTGAAGCCATCACCGTAAACCCTGCAAAAGCATGTCAGCCTCTAGGGGCGGTTATGGTAGCGCTTGGATTTGAGAATACGATGCCTTACGTTCATGGCAGCCACGGATGTGTCGCGTATTTTCGTTCATATTTCACGAAACACTTTAAAGAACCCACTCCTTGTGTTTCTGACTCTATGACAGAAGATGCGGCGGTTTTCGGCGGTCTTGCAAATATGAAAGACGGTCTGAAAAACTGTGCGGCGCTTTACAAACCTGAGATGATCGCAGTCTCTACTACATGTATGGCAGAGGTCATCGGCGATGACCTAAACGCGTTTGCAACGGCGGCGAAAGATGAAGACGGCGGTGAGTTCCTACCGGCCGGTTTCCCGATCCCGTATGCGCATACTCCGTCATTTACGGGCAGCCATATCACGGGTTATGACAACATGATGCACGGTATCTTGGATCAATTATCAGAAAAATCTGAAGAGAAAAAAGAGCGTATCAATATCATTCCAGGTTTTGAAACATATATCGGTTCGATCCGTTCCGTTAAAAGCATAGCAGAAGCATTCGGTGCTTCATACTTAATGCTGGGTGATCACTCCGATCAATGGGATATGCCTGCGGGCGAGTACAGTATGTTTGCCGGCGGTACGCCGATAGCCGATGCAAAAGATGCCGTCAATTCTACAGCTACGATATCTTTACAAAAGTATGCGACCGTCAAGACCATGAAAATGGTTCACAAAAGATGGAAACATCAAGGCGGATTTTCCAATCCGATCGGTCTTAAAGGCACGGATGAGTTCGTGATGAAACTCGCAGAACTTACAGGAAAAGAGGTACCTGAAAAGCTAAAGATCGAACGCGGCCGTCTTGTTGATGCGATGCAGGATTCATATCCGTATATGCACGGTAAAAAATTCGCTATATGGGGCGATCCTGACTTTTTGATCGGTATGATCTCGTTCCTTTTGGAGATGGGTGCCGAGCCGACTCATGTACTGTGTCACAACGCACCGCGCGGGTGGGAAGAGGAGATGAGAGCATTGCTTGATACTTCGCCGGCGCACGCAAGCTGTCATGTCTGGGCAGGTAAAGACCTGTGGCATATGCGTTCGCTGCTGTTCACAGAGCCGGTCGATTTCATGATAGGCAACTCTTACGGCAAAGAGCTTATGCGTGATACAGGTACACCGCTGATCTATATCGGATTCCCGATATTTGATCGTCACCATCTGCATAGATATTCTATTGCAGGATACGACGGAGCGTTGAACCTGCTTACTTGGATCACGAACAAAGTCCTTGATCAGTTGGACGAAGAGACCAAAAACATCGCTTCGACCGACTACTTTTTCGACTTGGTCCGCTGA
- the nifD gene encoding nitrogenase molybdenum-iron protein alpha chain, with protein MGPESLEARQKAAVEEVLKAYPAKAAKNRAKHLGVGGPEDESQKTCGNVRSNKKTVPGVMSQRGCAYAGSKGVVWGPVKDMIHISHGPIGCGQYSRAGRRNYYIGTTGVDTFVTMNFSSDFQEKDIVFGGDKKLAVCFKEIDELFPLNNGISVQSECPIGLIGDDINATSKQYTKQTGKTVIPVNCEGFRGVSQSLGHHIANDTVRDYVFEAKPQTLGEEIKETPYDVAIIGDYNIGGDAWSSRILLEEMGLRVVAQWSGDATLKEMAATTKVKLNLLHCYRSMNYISRHMEKEYGIPWIEYNFFGPSQTIKSLRKIAAFFDESIQKKCEEVIAKYQPLVDAVVNKYRPRLEGKQVMLFVGGLRPRHVIGAYEDLGMEVIGTGYEFAHDDDYKRTKDEIFRSTVIYDDVNEYELEAFVKKLQPDLVASGIKEKYVFQKMGLPYRQMHSWDYSGPYHGYDGFAIFAQDMDLAINSPVWAHTKAPWEKEGEA; from the coding sequence ATGGGTCCAGAATCATTGGAAGCTAGACAAAAAGCAGCCGTAGAAGAAGTTTTAAAAGCTTATCCTGCAAAAGCTGCCAAGAACCGTGCGAAACACCTGGGTGTCGGCGGTCCTGAAGATGAAAGTCAAAAAACATGCGGAAACGTCCGTTCAAACAAAAAGACCGTTCCGGGCGTTATGAGTCAGCGCGGTTGTGCGTATGCAGGGAGTAAAGGGGTCGTCTGGGGTCCGGTAAAAGATATGATCCATATCAGCCACGGTCCTATCGGTTGCGGACAATACAGCCGTGCGGGCCGTCGTAACTATTACATAGGCACGACGGGCGTTGATACGTTTGTGACGATGAACTTTAGTTCCGATTTTCAAGAAAAAGACATCGTTTTCGGCGGAGACAAGAAACTTGCCGTTTGTTTTAAAGAGATAGACGAGCTTTTCCCTTTGAACAACGGTATATCTGTTCAATCAGAGTGTCCGATCGGTCTGATAGGCGACGATATCAACGCGACGTCCAAACAGTATACGAAACAAACGGGCAAAACGGTCATCCCGGTGAACTGCGAAGGTTTCCGCGGAGTTTCCCAATCACTCGGGCATCATATAGCAAACGACACCGTGCGCGATTATGTGTTTGAGGCAAAACCGCAGACGCTTGGAGAAGAGATAAAAGAGACTCCTTATGATGTCGCGATCATCGGGGATTACAACATAGGCGGTGATGCATGGTCGAGCCGTATCCTGCTTGAAGAGATGGGGCTGCGCGTTGTGGCTCAATGGTCGGGAGATGCGACATTAAAAGAGATGGCGGCAACGACAAAAGTGAAACTGAACCTGCTTCACTGCTACCGTTCTATGAACTATATTTCCCGCCACATGGAAAAAGAGTACGGGATACCTTGGATAGAGTATAACTTCTTCGGACCGAGCCAGACGATTAAATCTCTGCGCAAGATAGCCGCATTCTTTGACGAGAGCATTCAGAAAAAATGCGAAGAGGTCATCGCTAAATATCAACCGCTCGTAGATGCAGTGGTCAACAAATACCGTCCGCGCTTAGAGGGCAAGCAGGTCATGCTGTTCGTCGGCGGTCTGCGTCCTCGCCACGTTATCGGCGCTTATGAAGACCTTGGTATGGAAGTGATCGGTACGGGTTACGAGTTTGCTCATGACGATGATTATAAACGAACAAAAGACGAGATATTCAGATCGACCGTGATCTATGACGACGTTAACGAGTATGAGCTCGAGGCGTTTGTCAAAAAACTGCAGCCGGATCTGGTCGCATCTGGTATCAAAGAGAAATATGTGTTCCAAAAAATGGGTCTGCCGTATCGTCAGATGCACTCTTGGGATTATAGCGGTCCTTACCACGGATATGACGGTTTTGCGATCTTTGCACAAGACATGGATCTGGCGATAAACTCTCCGGTATGGGCTCACACAAAAGCACCATGGGAAAAAGAAGGAGAAGCGTAA
- the nifH gene encoding nitrogenase iron protein: MAALRQIAFYGKGGIGKSTTSQNTLASMAYYFDKNIMIVGCDPKADSTRLILHEKAQNTILQLAAEMGTVEDLELEDACKPGAGIFSPDSPHGWINCTESGGPEPGVGCAGRGVITAINFLEEEGAYEAEGLDFVSYDVLGDVVCGGFAMPIREGKAQEIYIVMSGEMMAMYAANNISKGILKYANTGGVRLAGLICNARMTDREYDLATALAKDLGTQMIHFVPRNNIVQHAELRRMTVVEYSPKSDQALEYKELARKIIANDMKIIPTPLEMDDLEDLLMKFGLEDEADEENIGKAAEA; the protein is encoded by the coding sequence ATGGCTGCACTTCGTCAAATAGCATTTTACGGAAAAGGTGGGATCGGTAAATCTACCACATCTCAAAACACATTGGCTTCTATGGCTTATTATTTTGATAAAAATATTATGATCGTCGGTTGTGATCCAAAAGCGGATTCTACTCGTCTTATCCTACATGAAAAAGCACAAAACACTATTCTTCAGTTGGCTGCTGAAATGGGTACGGTTGAAGATCTGGAGCTTGAAGATGCATGTAAACCGGGTGCAGGGATATTTTCTCCCGATTCGCCTCACGGCTGGATAAACTGTACTGAATCCGGCGGACCTGAACCGGGAGTCGGTTGTGCGGGACGCGGTGTTATCACGGCGATCAACTTCCTGGAAGAGGAAGGCGCGTATGAAGCTGAAGGTCTGGATTTCGTTTCTTATGACGTTCTTGGTGACGTTGTCTGCGGCGGGTTTGCTATGCCGATTCGCGAAGGTAAAGCGCAGGAGATCTATATCGTTATGTCTGGTGAGATGATGGCTATGTATGCCGCGAACAACATCTCTAAAGGTATCTTGAAGTACGCCAATACGGGCGGTGTCCGTCTTGCCGGTCTTATCTGTAATGCCCGTATGACCGACCGCGAGTACGATCTTGCAACGGCTCTTGCAAAAGATCTCGGTACTCAGATGATCCACTTCGTACCACGTAACAACATCGTTCAACACGCTGAACTACGTCGTATGACAGTTGTCGAATACAGCCCGAAATCTGATCAGGCGTTAGAGTATAAAGAGCTTGCCCGCAAGATCATTGCAAACGATATGAAGATCATTCCTACTCCGCTTGAGATGGACGATCTTGAAGACCTGTTGATGAAATTCGGTCTTGAAGACGAAGCCGATGAGGAGAACATCGGTAAGGCGGCAGAGGCGTAA
- a CDS encoding GNAT family N-acetyltransferase — MMSSKEQRLKNWLVSLGAVDEKIGSLAEINRLDLSGRKIAKLPEEIGLLRNLNALNLSNNKLDSLPDSMRKLSRLVNLNLRRNSFKALPFVLRDINLRSINVSSNKLSDVSILQECEYLRVLDLSGNALKCVDGCFASNNEIRTLNLSSNLLHDMSGVFSMLKKVQRLDISDNIIKEIPQTVKELSSIEEFAASHNRIEKIDAAFFALDVERVDLSSNLLASLHLGSLVSLESLILDDNPFEILDIDDGFAPCLKELSCEGCGLRELLLPASENLELLCFSSNEIETIPKEIGRYIRLQELDIDGNKIKELPDTLANLSYLNILYVNGNPLGEEAKKVITILNPEICDMNMKTGITIEKAIKQDLPQMAELLGVLFAIESDFTIDYDKQLSGITRLFEHESSDLLAAKYEGRVVGMVTMQRLISSAEGDYVGQIEDLVVHEEYRKMGVGSRLINKMRSMAVEYGYKRIQLAADVDNKNALQFYSRRGFKKTHLNIYHYTVSSSA; from the coding sequence ATGATGAGTAGCAAAGAACAGAGACTCAAAAACTGGTTGGTATCGCTTGGTGCCGTCGATGAGAAGATCGGGTCGCTCGCAGAGATCAACAGGCTCGATCTCAGCGGACGCAAGATAGCAAAGCTGCCCGAAGAGATCGGTCTGCTGAGAAACTTAAATGCGCTGAACCTCTCAAACAACAAGCTGGACTCTTTGCCCGATTCGATGCGTAAACTAAGCAGACTTGTCAATCTCAACCTGCGCAGAAACAGTTTTAAGGCGCTGCCTTTTGTACTCAGAGATATAAACCTTCGCTCCATCAATGTGAGCTCCAACAAGTTAAGCGACGTATCGATATTACAAGAGTGTGAATATCTAAGAGTTCTCGATCTAAGCGGCAATGCCTTAAAATGCGTAGACGGCTGTTTTGCCTCAAATAATGAGATCCGTACGCTGAACCTTTCGTCAAATCTGCTGCATGACATGAGCGGTGTCTTTTCGATGCTAAAAAAAGTCCAGAGACTCGATATCAGCGACAACATCATAAAAGAGATACCCCAAACAGTCAAAGAACTGTCGTCCATAGAGGAGTTCGCAGCATCGCATAACAGGATAGAAAAGATAGATGCTGCCTTTTTTGCACTGGACGTAGAGCGCGTCGATCTGAGTTCGAACCTGCTTGCATCTTTGCATCTTGGCTCTCTCGTGTCTCTTGAAAGCCTGATCCTTGACGACAATCCGTTTGAGATACTGGACATCGATGACGGCTTTGCACCCTGTTTAAAAGAGCTTTCTTGCGAGGGCTGCGGACTGCGCGAGCTTTTGCTGCCTGCTTCTGAAAATCTGGAACTTTTATGCTTTTCCTCTAACGAGATAGAGACGATCCCAAAAGAGATAGGCAGATATATACGGCTGCAAGAGCTGGATATCGACGGCAACAAGATAAAAGAGCTGCCCGACACTTTGGCAAATCTCTCTTATCTAAATATATTGTACGTAAACGGCAATCCGCTCGGCGAAGAAGCAAAAAAAGTGATAACCATTTTGAACCCGGAGATATGCGATATGAATATGAAAACAGGAATAACCATAGAAAAAGCGATAAAACAGGATCTGCCCCAAATGGCCGAACTGCTCGGTGTATTGTTTGCAATAGAGTCGGATTTTACGATCGATTACGACAAACAGCTCTCCGGGATCACCCGGCTCTTTGAACATGAGAGCAGCGACCTGCTTGCGGCAAAATATGAAGGCAGAGTCGTCGGCATGGTGACGATGCAGCGTCTCATCTCGAGTGCCGAGGGCGACTACGTCGGTCAGATAGAAGACCTTGTGGTGCATGAAGAGTACCGAAAGATGGGTGTGGGGAGCCGTCTTATAAACAAGATGAGAAGTATGGCCGTAGAGTACGGCTATAAACGCATTCAGCTCGCAGCCGATGTGGACAACAAAAACGCGCTGCAGTTTTACAGCAGACGCGGCTTTAAAAAGACGCATCTCAATATCTACCACTATACGGTTTCATCTTCTGCGTGA
- a CDS encoding CCE_0567 family metalloprotein encodes MSEELKENKKELAKLKRIAVEIASEIHDIVEDTLWTDYVRMPELSLKLKAAVEEANSFKEAKGL; translated from the coding sequence ATGTCTGAAGAACTAAAAGAAAATAAAAAAGAGCTGGCAAAGCTAAAGAGAATAGCGGTCGAGATCGCTTCTGAGATACACGATATAGTAGAGGACACTTTGTGGACGGATTATGTCAGGATGCCAGAACTCAGCCTAAAACTAAAAGCCGCGGTCGAAGAAGCAAACAGCTTTAAAGAAGCAAAGGGTCTGTAA
- a CDS encoding GNAT family N-acetyltransferase — MFIGWLKFIDVAEFVSMSEEVGWLLDGYHVKLMMMHSPHLCYGAYDNGKLVGAVMAIEFEHSAMIKYFMVKPSYQKQGIGRRLFETLLGAVNEYDCLYIHANPDLVDFFKGYGFEEKMQVGRYINVGKVPPFNFTNAHAKELDGSNFEAVISAIDKETFHENRMDFLLDEMDRNSSLKLTLPNGFQHSSIVNARNVYLGPWQVRAGHEDEAEKMMRGVLYFRGLKRVVADVPLGIKHVVDLYEKYHFQSKQRFVHMSRGVTTEIDFENIYAFSL; from the coding sequence ATGTTTATAGGATGGCTTAAATTCATCGATGTTGCCGAATTTGTAAGCATGTCAGAAGAGGTAGGCTGGTTGCTTGACGGCTATCATGTCAAGCTGATGATGATGCACTCGCCGCATTTGTGTTACGGTGCATACGACAACGGTAAACTCGTAGGTGCGGTTATGGCCATAGAGTTTGAGCACTCTGCCATGATAAAGTATTTTATGGTTAAACCAAGCTATCAAAAACAGGGGATCGGACGCCGTTTATTCGAGACTCTTTTGGGTGCAGTGAACGAATATGATTGTCTTTACATCCATGCAAATCCGGATTTGGTCGACTTTTTCAAAGGTTACGGTTTTGAGGAGAAGATGCAGGTCGGAAGATATATAAACGTCGGAAAAGTCCCTCCGTTTAACTTTACCAATGCCCATGCCAAAGAGCTGGACGGAAGTAACTTTGAAGCGGTTATCTCTGCGATCGACAAAGAGACATTTCATGAGAATAGAATGGACTTTTTACTAGATGAAATGGATAGGAACAGTTCGCTTAAACTGACTTTGCCAAACGGTTTTCAGCACTCAAGCATCGTGAATGCAAGAAATGTTTACCTGGGTCCTTGGCAGGTCCGCGCAGGGCACGAAGATGAAGCCGAGAAGATGATGCGCGGGGTGCTGTACTTCAGGGGATTAAAAAGAGTGGTCGCAGACGTCCCTTTGGGCATCAAACATGTAGTCGATCTGTATGAAAAGTATCATTTTCAAAGCAAACAGCGCTTTGTACATATGTCGCGAGGCGTGACGACCGAGATCGACTTTGAAAACATCTACGCGTTTTCGTTGTAA